One genomic segment of Stigmatella erecta includes these proteins:
- a CDS encoding SRPBCC family protein — translation MSPPPPVQVRVVRPFQASPERVFDAWLDPQWIRRWMFGAAVRDEEILRIANDARVGGTFSFLVRRTSGEIDHVGTYLVLDRPRRLVFTWAIGQETAELSRVSIDIAPKGAGCELTLVHDMDPKWAEYAGRTEAGWNTMLGALERALGTA, via the coding sequence ATGAGCCCTCCCCCGCCCGTCCAGGTCCGCGTCGTCCGTCCGTTTCAGGCCTCCCCGGAGCGCGTCTTCGACGCCTGGCTGGATCCTCAATGGATCCGCCGGTGGATGTTCGGCGCCGCCGTCCGGGACGAGGAAATCCTGCGGATCGCCAACGACGCGCGCGTGGGCGGCACGTTCTCCTTCCTCGTGCGCCGGACCTCCGGGGAGATCGACCACGTCGGCACGTACCTCGTCCTCGACCGGCCCCGCCGCCTCGTCTTCACCTGGGCCATCGGGCAGGAGACGGCGGAGCTCAGCCGGGTGAGCATCGACATCGCCCCGAAAGGAGCGGGCTGCGAGCTCACCCTCGTCCACGACATGGACCCGAAGTGGGCAGAGTACGCGGGCCGCACCGAGGCGGGCTGGAACACCATGCTCGGCGCCCTGGAGCGGGCGCTCGGCACGGCCTGA
- the mrtX gene encoding myxosortase MrtX, which yields MSHPARTPWGLSAVQEVGLLWALGFLGIILSFLLFGGSSIPKLVATLGFLYLPVIAMRWRDEDYRDYGLTLRAWRQDVRLFVLMCLIVGPLFFAGFFVWVEVLQHLPPELKRMLSPHRGPAQFIPQLPPRFGEWIIDQLFVVALPEEFFYRGYMQSRLRDAWPQGRKVLGARLGPAFWVTALLFALGHLAIFQAWRLAVFFPALLFGWMRERTGTVLGAALFHAACNLYIRFLELSFFGT from the coding sequence GTGAGCCACCCCGCGCGCACGCCCTGGGGCCTGTCCGCCGTCCAGGAGGTGGGGCTCCTGTGGGCCCTGGGCTTCCTGGGCATCATCCTCTCCTTCCTGCTGTTTGGCGGCTCCAGCATCCCCAAGCTGGTGGCCACGCTGGGCTTTCTCTACCTGCCGGTCATCGCCATGCGCTGGCGGGACGAGGACTACCGGGACTACGGCCTCACCCTGCGCGCCTGGCGCCAGGACGTGCGGCTGTTTGTCCTCATGTGCCTCATCGTCGGGCCGCTGTTCTTCGCGGGCTTCTTCGTCTGGGTGGAGGTGTTGCAGCACCTGCCGCCCGAGCTGAAGCGGATGCTGTCGCCGCACCGGGGGCCCGCCCAGTTCATCCCCCAGCTGCCCCCGCGCTTCGGCGAGTGGATCATCGACCAGCTCTTCGTCGTGGCGCTGCCCGAGGAGTTCTTCTACCGGGGCTACATGCAGTCGAGGCTCCGGGATGCCTGGCCCCAGGGCCGCAAGGTGCTGGGGGCGCGGCTGGGCCCCGCCTTCTGGGTGACGGCGTTGCTGTTTGCCCTGGGGCACCTGGCCATCTTCCAGGCCTGGCGCCTGGCGGTGTTCTTCCCCGCCCTGCTGTTCGGGTGGATGCGCGAGCGCACCGGCACCGTGCTTGGCGCCGCGCTCTTCCACGCCGCCTGCAACCTCTACATCCGCTTCCTGGAGCTCTCCTTCTTCGGCACCTGA
- a CDS encoding ArsR/SmtB family transcription factor, producing the protein MVEHSATRLDGIFHALSDATRREMLRRLSQQEHSVSELAAPFQMSLAAASKHIQVLERAGLVRRSVQGRTHRCRLAPGPLSEVQEWLRFYERFWMERLDALDALLQSNPSGPPPPAPKKGKPQ; encoded by the coding sequence ATGGTTGAACATTCAGCCACACGCCTCGACGGCATCTTCCATGCGCTCTCGGACGCCACGCGCCGGGAGATGCTGCGCCGCCTGTCCCAGCAGGAACACAGCGTGAGCGAGCTGGCCGCGCCGTTCCAGATGTCGCTGGCGGCCGCGTCCAAGCACATCCAAGTGCTGGAGCGTGCGGGCCTGGTGCGCCGCAGCGTGCAGGGCCGCACCCACCGGTGCCGCTTGGCCCCCGGGCCTCTCTCCGAGGTGCAGGAGTGGCTGCGGTTCTACGAGCGCTTCTGGATGGAGCGCCTCGACGCCCTGGATGCGCTGCTCCAGAGCAACCCCTCCGGGCCCCCGCCCCCTGCCCCCAAGAAAGGAAAGCCCCAATGA
- a CDS encoding S1 family peptidase, translating into MTLRLLVLILGFSLTAHAAPRDGRPTRADLQRVMEAHARSVVRVHGPRRAGPGVIVGSQGQVLTSVEHVSLEAAEVEFGGKKLTGAVVLAHAGLKIAVVAVPTGAYPSVPVKVQPEGLDGQWLIGVVAGKRKQDARPFTAVARSAQAPFVDLDLPLAPGSPLFDAQGRLAAVVVQPRRGGCRALPLASVQHQLASVKERP; encoded by the coding sequence TTGACGCTCCGCCTCCTTGTCCTGATCCTCGGTTTCAGCCTCACGGCCCACGCCGCCCCCCGTGACGGGCGCCCCACGCGCGCGGACCTCCAGCGGGTGATGGAGGCGCACGCGCGCTCGGTGGTCCGCGTCCACGGGCCCCGCCGCGCCGGGCCCGGGGTCATCGTGGGCAGCCAGGGGCAGGTGCTCACCTCCGTGGAGCACGTCAGCCTGGAGGCCGCGGAGGTGGAGTTCGGCGGCAAGAAGCTCACGGGCGCGGTGGTGCTCGCCCATGCCGGGCTGAAGATCGCCGTCGTGGCCGTGCCCACGGGCGCCTACCCCTCCGTGCCCGTGAAGGTGCAGCCCGAGGGGCTGGACGGGCAGTGGCTCATCGGCGTTGTGGCGGGCAAGCGCAAGCAGGACGCGCGCCCCTTCACCGCCGTGGCCCGGAGCGCCCAGGCCCCCTTCGTGGACCTGGACCTGCCGCTCGCCCCGGGCAGCCCCCTGTTCGATGCCCAGGGCCGCCTGGCCGCGGTGGTCGTCCAGCCGCGCCGCGGGGGCTGCCGGGCCCTGCCGCTCGCCTCCGTGCAGCACCAGCTCGCCTCCGTGAAGGAGCGCCCGTGA
- a CDS encoding NADPH-dependent FMN reductase, translated as MLKVAIIVGSTRPGRKAAAVAQWVHDIAKKRSDAEFEVVDLQDFNLPLLDEPVPPSQGKYAHAHTQAWSAKIDPFDAYIFVTPEYNHATSGALKNAIDYLYKEWNNKAAGFVGYGSAGGTRAVENLRLIMGELQVADVRAQVALSLSTDFENYTVFKPAARHEATVNTLLDQVVAWGGALKPLRKK; from the coding sequence ATGCTCAAGGTGGCAATCATCGTCGGCAGCACGCGCCCGGGCCGCAAGGCCGCGGCCGTGGCCCAGTGGGTCCATGACATCGCGAAGAAGCGGAGCGATGCCGAGTTCGAGGTGGTGGACCTCCAGGATTTCAACCTGCCACTGCTCGATGAGCCCGTGCCGCCGTCCCAGGGCAAGTACGCCCACGCGCACACCCAGGCCTGGTCCGCGAAGATCGACCCCTTCGACGCCTACATCTTCGTGACGCCCGAGTACAACCACGCGACGTCCGGGGCGCTGAAGAACGCGATCGACTACCTCTATAAGGAGTGGAACAACAAGGCGGCCGGCTTCGTGGGCTACGGCAGCGCGGGCGGCACGCGCGCCGTGGAGAACCTGCGGCTCATCATGGGCGAGCTGCAGGTGGCGGACGTGCGGGCCCAGGTGGCGCTCTCGCTCTCCACGGACTTCGAGAACTACACCGTGTTCAAGCCCGCCGCCCGCCACGAGGCCACGGTCAACACCCTGCTGGACCAGGTGGTGGCCTGGGGCGGGGCGCTCAAGCCGCTGCGCAAGAAGTAG